A window from Drosophila nasuta strain 15112-1781.00 chromosome 3, ASM2355853v1, whole genome shotgun sequence encodes these proteins:
- the LOC132788745 gene encoding GTP-binding protein RAD isoform X3 has product MNMHHLRVNDDDEDVDRLRTFSASKGGIINRGDSFRRRRSRSNSLAPVSPMHTRNAMAGLNGGGGGGSSLGLGSAYNGGGSSTNGFSEAPGQDNHQPVEFYRVEMLGSAGVGKQALVSQFRTSDCINAYDGPECDEAEQNISIILNGIESELKFLTGNTESKDELEQADAFLVVYSCIDKESFTRAKQILSRLQDMDLLRHRPTILVANKIDLARSRAVSAQDGKCVACTFGAKFIEVSVGINHNCDELLAGTLTQIRLKKDQNLLQLNPKKSKDKTKFKDSKDKKVETVETDKCLTLTDLKADDVGHRDGSSPAHWYKSRSVMLASMKARQMLTWILGKEDSKFKHCENLQVL; this is encoded by the exons GCATCATCAATCGCGGTGACTCCTTCCGAAGACGACGCTCACGCAGCAACAGCCTGGCGCCCGTTAGTCCCATGCACACACGCAATGCGATGGCCGGTCTTaatggcggcggtggcggtggcagcagcCTCGGACTAGGCAGCGCCTATAatggcggcggcagcagcactAATGGCTTCAGCGAGGCTCCTGGCCAGGACAACCATCAGCCGGTGGAGTTCTATCGCGTCGAAATGCTCGGCTCAGCGGGTGTGGGCAAGCAGGCACTTGTCTCGCAGTTTCGCACATCCGATTGCATTAATGCCTACGATGGACCAG AATGCGATGAGGCTGAACAGAATATCTCAATTATTTTGAATGGCATCGAATCGGAGCTGAAGTTTCTCACGGGCAACACGGAGAGCAAG GATGAACTGGAACAGGCGGATGCATTTCTGGTGGTTTACTCCTGCATTGACAAGGAGTCCTTTACACGGGCCAAGCAGATTTTATCGCGACTGCAGGACATGGACCTGCTGCGCCATCGTCCCACCATTTTGGTGGCCAACAAAATTGATTTGGCCAGATCACGCGCCGTCTCAGCGCAAG ATGGAAAATGTGTGGCCTGCACGTTTGGAGCCAAGTTCATCGAGGTATCCGTGGGCATTAACCATAACTGTGATGAACTGTTGGCTGGGACATTGACCCAAATACGGCTCAAGAAGGATCAGAATCTATTGCAG CTGAATCCGAAAAAGTCGAAagacaaaactaaatttaaagatAGCAAAGACAAGAAAGTAGAGACTGTAGAAACTGATAAATGTCTGACACTGACTGATCTTAAGGCCGACGATGTG GGTCATAGGGACGGCAGCTCCCCGGCGCATTGGTATAAGAGCCGCAGTGTGATGTTGGCCAGCATGAAGGCTCGCCAAATGCTCACTTGGATACTGGGCAAGGAGGATTCCAAATTCAAGCACTGCGAGAATTTGCAGGTGCTCTAA
- the LOC132788746 gene encoding uncharacterized protein LOC132788746 gives MVYIMQILVLITCCVAMNIVYAYPAEQISSESPRLSDESEVEIQLPLAEAALRNLYRYERTLNRLRRAVAELDYEEAAADDMELAEINVFRPLFRYRAEIARQVKNPQQQPQQFG, from the exons ATGGTGTATATTATG CAAATTTTGGTGCTAATCACGTGCTGTGTTGCTATGAACATCGTTTATGCCTATCCAGCTGAACAAATCAGCTCAGAGAGCCCAAGACTGAGTGACGAGAGTGAAGTAGAAATCCAGTTGCCATTGGCTGAAGCTGCTCTGCGAAATCTCTATAGATACGAACGCACATTGAACAGACTGCGACGAGCTGTGGCGGAGCTAGACTACGAGGAGGCAGCCGCTGATGACATGGAACTGGCTGAGATAAATGTGTTCCGTCCTCTGTTTCGTTATCGTGCTGAGATCGCCAGACAAGTGAAGAatccacagcaacagccacagcaatttGGCTGA
- the LOC132788744 gene encoding glucose-6-phosphate exchanger SLC37A2 isoform X1, translating into MRPIASRTRKMSNNYNDIPIGIRLLQSFSRQCPRFHARKELCYKMSIFLLTFLAYACYHMSRKPISVVKSVLHGNCSTVQLQDAGNCGYAPFDGPDSKTLFGMLDSAFLFSYAISMFASGFIAERVSLRYFLSMGMIMTGVFTYLFGLARTSNIHSLAYFVLVQIFAGIFQTTGWPGVVTLVGRWFGKKKRGLIFGIWNSHTSIGNILGTLIAAHYVETDWALSFVVPGIIIGAVGFLLFLFLVDQPEIVGCHPQPAAQERRISNDSDADENDDDEEQARRSEAFYALSGYADSQTDQISYRPTPTERTPILARPQAQREHTSHGRPIGLVDALYIPGVVEFSLCLFFTKLVSYTFMYWLPLYIQSSSTLGPELSADLSTLFDVGGILGAIAAGYVSDLTGMSATVCTVMLFFASPILLMYQQYGALSVTISVLLLIAVGIFVNGPYALITTSVSAELGQHSSLEGNSNALATVTAIIDGTGSIGAAVGPLLAGVISSHSWQNVFYMLIVSDIIAMVLLMRLVIKECTAARRSSNRIRIE; encoded by the exons ATGAGACCGATTGCGTCGAGAACGCGCAAGATGagtaacaactacaacgataTTCCCATTGGCATAAGGCTGCTCCAGAGCTTCTCCCGACAATGTCCTCGCTTCCATGCCCGCAAAGAACTATG CTACAAAATGTCGATATTTCTGCTCACATTCCTTGCCTACGCCTGCTATCACATGTCGCGCAAACCAATCTCTGTGGTCAAGTCGGTTCTCCACGGCAATTGTTCCACTGTCCAACTACAAGATGCGGGCAATTGCGGCTATGCGCCCTTTG ATGGGCCCGATTCAAAGACTCTTTTCGGCATGCTGGATTCGGCTTTTCTCTTCTCCTACGCCATCTCCATGTTCGCATCCGGCTTTATCGCCGAGCGCGTCTCGCTGCGCTACTTTCTGTCCATGGGCATGATTATGACCGGCGTATTCACATATCTATTTGGTCTGGCGCGCACATCGAACATCCACAGTCTCGCCTATTTCGTGCTTGTCCAGATATTCGCAGGTATCTTCCAGACCACCGGCTGGCCAGGCGTTGTGACGCTGGTGGGTCGCTGGTTTGGCAAGAAGAAACGCGGTCTCATCTTTGGCATCTGGAACAGTCACACCTCGATTGGCAACATTCTGGGCACCTTGATTGCCGCCCACTATGTGGAAACGGACTGGGCGCTGTCCTTTGTCGTGCCTGGCATTATCATCGGTGCTGTTGGCTTTCTGCTCTTTCTGTTCCTTGTGGATCAACCGGAGATTGTTGGCTGCCATCCACAACCTGCCGCACAGGAACGTCGCATTTCCAACGATTCGGATGCCGATgagaacgatgatgatgaggagcAGGCACGTCGCTCTGAAGCC TTTTATGCCCTGTCCGGTTACGCAGATTCCCAAACC GATCAAATCAGCTATCGACCCACGCCCACTGAACGCACACCGATCCTGGCGCGTCCCCAAGCACAAAGGGAGCACACATCCCATGGACGTCCCATTGGGCTAGTGGATGCCCTCTATATACCCGGCGTGGTGGAGTTCTCGCTCTGCCTCTTCTTCACCAAGCTAGTCAGCTACACTTTCATGTACTGGCTGCCACTTTATATACAGTCTTCCA GCACTTTGGGTCCAGAACTCTCGGCTGATCTCTCCACGCTCTTTGATGTGGGTGGCATTTTGGGTGCCATAGCTGCGGGCTATGTGTCTGATCTAACCGGCATGTCGGCCACTGTTTGCACTGTCATGTTATTCTTTGCGTCACCAATT CTGTTAATGTATCAACAATACGGCGCATTGTCAGTCACAATTAGCGTACTGCTGCTCATTGCTGTTGGCATCTTTGTGAACGGCCCCTACGCACTCATAACTACGTCGGTGAGCGCCGAACTGGGTCAGCACAGCTCATTGGAGGGCAACTCAAATGCTCTGGCCACCGTGACAGCCATAATCGATGGCACAGGGTCCATTGGGGCTGCTGTTGGACCGCTGCTCGCTGGAGTTATATCCAGCCACAGTTGGCAGAATGTCTTCTATATGCTGATTGTGTCGGACATTATTGCAATGGTGCTGCTGATGCGTTTGGTGATCAAGGAATGTACTGCAGCAAGACGCTCTTCAAACCGCATACGCATTGAATAG
- the LOC132788744 gene encoding glucose-6-phosphate exchanger SLC37A2 isoform X2 codes for MRPIASRTRKMSNNYNDIPIGIRLLQSFSRQCPRFHARKELCYKMSIFLLTFLAYACYHMSRKPISVVKSVLHGNCSTVQLQDAGNCGYAPFDGPDSKTLFGMLDSAFLFSYAISMFASGFIAERVSLRYFLSMGMIMTGVFTYLFGLARTSNIHSLAYFVLVQIFAGIFQTTGWPGVVTLVGRWFGKKKRGLIFGIWNSHTSIGNILGTLIAAHYVETDWALSFVVPGIIIGAVGFLLFLFLVDQPEIVGCHPQPAAQERRISNDSDADENDDDEEQARRSEADQISYRPTPTERTPILARPQAQREHTSHGRPIGLVDALYIPGVVEFSLCLFFTKLVSYTFMYWLPLYIQSSSTLGPELSADLSTLFDVGGILGAIAAGYVSDLTGMSATVCTVMLFFASPILLMYQQYGALSVTISVLLLIAVGIFVNGPYALITTSVSAELGQHSSLEGNSNALATVTAIIDGTGSIGAAVGPLLAGVISSHSWQNVFYMLIVSDIIAMVLLMRLVIKECTAARRSSNRIRIE; via the exons ATGAGACCGATTGCGTCGAGAACGCGCAAGATGagtaacaactacaacgataTTCCCATTGGCATAAGGCTGCTCCAGAGCTTCTCCCGACAATGTCCTCGCTTCCATGCCCGCAAAGAACTATG CTACAAAATGTCGATATTTCTGCTCACATTCCTTGCCTACGCCTGCTATCACATGTCGCGCAAACCAATCTCTGTGGTCAAGTCGGTTCTCCACGGCAATTGTTCCACTGTCCAACTACAAGATGCGGGCAATTGCGGCTATGCGCCCTTTG ATGGGCCCGATTCAAAGACTCTTTTCGGCATGCTGGATTCGGCTTTTCTCTTCTCCTACGCCATCTCCATGTTCGCATCCGGCTTTATCGCCGAGCGCGTCTCGCTGCGCTACTTTCTGTCCATGGGCATGATTATGACCGGCGTATTCACATATCTATTTGGTCTGGCGCGCACATCGAACATCCACAGTCTCGCCTATTTCGTGCTTGTCCAGATATTCGCAGGTATCTTCCAGACCACCGGCTGGCCAGGCGTTGTGACGCTGGTGGGTCGCTGGTTTGGCAAGAAGAAACGCGGTCTCATCTTTGGCATCTGGAACAGTCACACCTCGATTGGCAACATTCTGGGCACCTTGATTGCCGCCCACTATGTGGAAACGGACTGGGCGCTGTCCTTTGTCGTGCCTGGCATTATCATCGGTGCTGTTGGCTTTCTGCTCTTTCTGTTCCTTGTGGATCAACCGGAGATTGTTGGCTGCCATCCACAACCTGCCGCACAGGAACGTCGCATTTCCAACGATTCGGATGCCGATgagaacgatgatgatgaggagcAGGCACGTCGCTCTGAAGCC GATCAAATCAGCTATCGACCCACGCCCACTGAACGCACACCGATCCTGGCGCGTCCCCAAGCACAAAGGGAGCACACATCCCATGGACGTCCCATTGGGCTAGTGGATGCCCTCTATATACCCGGCGTGGTGGAGTTCTCGCTCTGCCTCTTCTTCACCAAGCTAGTCAGCTACACTTTCATGTACTGGCTGCCACTTTATATACAGTCTTCCA GCACTTTGGGTCCAGAACTCTCGGCTGATCTCTCCACGCTCTTTGATGTGGGTGGCATTTTGGGTGCCATAGCTGCGGGCTATGTGTCTGATCTAACCGGCATGTCGGCCACTGTTTGCACTGTCATGTTATTCTTTGCGTCACCAATT CTGTTAATGTATCAACAATACGGCGCATTGTCAGTCACAATTAGCGTACTGCTGCTCATTGCTGTTGGCATCTTTGTGAACGGCCCCTACGCACTCATAACTACGTCGGTGAGCGCCGAACTGGGTCAGCACAGCTCATTGGAGGGCAACTCAAATGCTCTGGCCACCGTGACAGCCATAATCGATGGCACAGGGTCCATTGGGGCTGCTGTTGGACCGCTGCTCGCTGGAGTTATATCCAGCCACAGTTGGCAGAATGTCTTCTATATGCTGATTGTGTCGGACATTATTGCAATGGTGCTGCTGATGCGTTTGGTGATCAAGGAATGTACTGCAGCAAGACGCTCTTCAAACCGCATACGCATTGAATAG